A section of the Centroberyx gerrardi isolate f3 chromosome 8, fCenGer3.hap1.cur.20231027, whole genome shotgun sequence genome encodes:
- the hspb8 gene encoding heat shock protein beta-8: MAEGDFYTMGSRQRIPRDPFGESPFRDQSPFRDQLASRFMEDDFGMSPFPDDLAMDWPGWARPGRLSTRLSTSPFTSSIRTGFPPRQSTGGPTVYTSRYSEPSRSSPTTTGGEPWKVCVNVHSFKPEELHVKTRDGFVEVSGKHEEKQEEGGIVTKNFTKKIQIPIDVDPLTVFASLSPEGVLIIEARQTPPYYLFSNEGAQAGEMPEAEAPKPQEAAMV, translated from the exons ATGGCAGAGGGAGACTTCTACACGATGGGAAGCCGGCAGCGGATTCCCAGGGATCCGTTTGGAGAATCGCCGTTCAGAGACCAATCTCCGTTCAGGGATCAGCTCGCGTCTCGGTTCATGGAAGATGACTTTGGGATGTCTCCTTTCCCCGACGACCTCGCAATGGACTGGCCGGGTTGGGCTCGGCCGGGCCGGCTAAGCACGCGCCTCAGCACCTCGCCTTTCACCAGCAGTATACGCACGGGTTTCCCCCCGCGCCAGTCCACGGGAGGGCCCACGGTGTACACCAGCAGATACAGTGAACCCTCCCGGAGCTCTCCCACGACCACCGGGGGGGAGCCGTGGAAAGTGTGCGTGAACGTCCACAGCTTCAAACCAGAGGAATTACACGTCAAAACGAGAGATGGCTTTGTAGAAGTGTCAG gaAAACACGAAGAGAAGCAAGAGGAAGGAGGCATAGTGACAAAGAATTTCACAAAGAAGATACA GATCCCGATAGATGTGGACCCTCTGACGGTCTTCGCCTCCTTGTCCCCCGAGGGCGTCCTCATCATCGAGGCCCGGCAGACTCCTCCCTATTACCTCTTCAGCAACGAGGGCGCCCAGGCTGGCGAGATGCCCGAGGCGGAGGCCCCCAAGCCCCAGGAGGCTGCCATGGTGTAA